tagggtggtaaagaaagcttttggtatgctagcctttataatcagagcattgagtatagaagctgtgatgtaatgttaaaattgtacaaggcattggtgaggccaaatctggagtatggtgtacaattttggtcgccaaattataggaaggatgtcaacaaaatagagagagtacagaagagatttactagaatgttgcctgggtttcagcaactaagttacagagaaaggttgaacaagttagggctttattctctggagcgcagaaggttaaggggggacctgatagagctctttaaaatgatgagagggatagacagagttgatgtggacaagcttttctctttgagaatagggaagattcaaacaagaggacatgacttcagaattaagggacagacgtttaggggtagtatgagggggaactttttacgcagagagtggtggcggtgtggaatgagctcccagtggaagtggtggaggcaggttcattggtatcatttaaaaataaattggataggcatatggatgagaagggaatggagggttatggtacgggtgcaggtaagtgggactaaggggaataaaatttgttcggcatggacttgtagggccgagatggcctgtttccgtgctgtaattgttatatggttatattatatggttaagtgtgtgcaaggatggcttcatcgtgtcgcaagccttccccgttagTTTTTGATGCCGACATCGCGGAGCGATGGGAGACGTTTGTAATGGACTACAATCATTATGTGAACATCGCACACCACAATGACCCTCCTGCTCTCAGAGCATCTTTGCTGCTGAATCTCGCTGGACCTGATGCCATGTGGAGGGCTAACTCGTTTGAATACCGTCCAGCGGTCATGGACGCAGCTGACCAGGTTGTTGAGCCTGCTGAATCTCCGAACGACCCAGCCTGTCTCCTGAGCAAGTTTACGGAGATCTGTGACCTTCCTTCAAATCGAATTTTGGAGCGAACACGTTTGTTCTCCCGCAAGCAGCAGCCTGGGGAGCCGGTGGAATGTTTCATTGctgacctccgccacctgtcgcaGCGCTGTCGTTTTGGTGAGTTGCGTGACGAGCTCACGCGGGATATATTGGTTAATGGCATGCTTGATCAAAAGCTGCGGACTGATTTAATGCAGAAACCTGACCTCACGTTAAATGAAGCTATGCATGCCTGCCGGTTGGCTGAGGTCGTTACTCCGGTCAGTGGGGAGAGAGGTTCTGGGAACCGCACCATCGCTGTGGCTACTCTGTCCGTGCCGCGAAGGGCACCTAGCAATTCCAGACTACAGTCTGGCCTcccttttgccccccccccccgcccccagggTGCCAGGAAGTGCCCTAATTGTGGGTATGGTCATTTGCCACAGGCTGCTTGTCCTGCTATCGGAAAAGCCTGTAACTACTGCAGAGAGCAAAACCATTTCGCGTCggtctgccgttcccgtgggaacgtGGCTCAGCCACCTCGCCAGGTGCTCAACAATTTCCAAAGGATCGACAATGTCCTTGATTCTCAGCGCGACGAGGATTCCGCCCTCGAGTCCGACTCCAGCATTTCGATGGGGGATGCTAGTGTTTACGCTCTGCTGCACAACCAGACTCGACTTCCCGATCCATCGGTGCTAGTCACTGTCAATAACAAGACCCTCACAGCGAAGTTGGACACTGGTGCGAAGGTCAGTGTAATTTCAACAAAGCTCTTCAACAAGATAAGGACTAATGAGCAACTGTCTGCGGATCGCTCAGTGCTGAGAGCCTATGGTGGGGAGGAGCTGACTCCTGTGGGGAGGGTAACTTTCCACTGCAAGCTACAGAAGACTTCTCGTGATTTATCGTTTTTTGTCCTGGACTGTGATTGTGTGCCTCTGCTGAGTAATCAGGCTTGCCAGGATCTGGGCCTGGTTGCATTTGACAGTAATGTCCATGAGGTGCGGGTGAAGTTAGACCCCGTGTCCGAATACCCCGATCTTTTTGATGATAAGTTGGGGAAGCTACCCCTCGTGTACAAGATTGCCGTTGACTCATCTGTCACCCCAGTGTGCCGTCCGTCTCATAGTGTTTCTTTTGCGATGAAGGACAAGGTCAAAGCTATGCTAGGCAAGATGGTGAACCTGTGGGTCCTGGAAGCTGTCAGCGAGCCCACAAGCTGGGTGTCCACCATGGTTGCAACCCTGAAGAAGGGCAAGAACGAAATTCGGGTCTGTATCAACCCGAAGGACTTGAATACTGCCATAAAGAGACCACACTACCCTATGAGGACTGTCGAGGACGTAGCTGCCCAGGTTGGCCAAGCCACCGTGTTTTCTGTTCTTGATGCCagaagctccttctggcagattcctCTGCACAGCAAGTCGTCCGACCTGACAACTTTCGCTACGCCTTTTGGGAGGTACAAGTTCCTCAGAATGCCTTTCGGGATTATCTCCGccagtgaggttttccagcgcactatGGATCAATTGTTTGCCGGgctcccatgtgccatcattgtagaTGACATCCTTGTGTACGGCCGGGATGTCGAGGAACATGACCTGAATCTCCGCCGGGTTCTCGACCGCGCTCGtcagataaacctcaagctgaatcCCTCCAAGTGCAGATTCCGACTGTCTGAGGTTTCCTACGTCGGACACATTTTCACCTCTCAGGGTCTGAAGCCCGACCCTGCTAAGACTACGGCTATCTCAGAATTTCCAGCCCCTGTTGATGTTGCTGGTCTGCAAAGATTTCTCGGGATGGTGAACTATTTGGGCAAATGTGTCCCGCGCCTCAGTGAACTCAGTGCGCCGCTGCGCCTTCTGACCAAGAAGGACGTTGCCTGGTCATGGAGCCCACAGCACCAACTGTCTTTTGACACTTTAAAAACGATGCTGGTTGACACTCCAGTACTGCGATTTTTCGACCTCAAGCTCCCGATTGTTGTGACCTGTGATGCCTCCCGTTTTGGCCTtggtgctgcctgcatgcagcTCTGTGATGGTGATTcgctgctgcctgtctcgtttgcctctcgcaccatgactgacacggagcagaggtatgctcaaatcgagaaggagctcctggctGTGGTGTTTGCGTGTTCGAAGTTTCGGGATTTTCTCTACGGTGTGCGGTTCACGGTCGAAACGGACCACCAGCAACTGGTGACTATACTGAATAAGCCCATCCATGCCGCCCCGGCCCGTTTGCAGCGGATGATGTTACAGCTGCAGCGGTTTGAATTTGACATAGTGTACAGGAAGGGCACGGAAATGCATGTTGCCGATGCCCTGTCGCGGGCGCCTTTGTCCTCCTGTGCCCAGCATCCATATGAACAATCTGATCTGCATGTCCTCAACGTGAATTTGGTCCCCTCGAAGCAGTTGCAGATTTTGATTGAGCACACCGCTGCGGACTCTGACTTGCAGCAACTGTCTGCTGTTATTCTGCGTGGTTGGCCCTACAAGCCGcactccctgcctgctgccgtgCGGCCGTTCTTCCTGGTTCGGGACGAACTCGTGCTTCGGGATGGTATTGTCATTAAGGGTCACAAAGTGATTATTCCTGCATCGTTATATGACGCCTACTATACTGCTGCACACTCCGGACACCCGGGCGCAGACGCCACCGTTGCCCATGCTCAAGGGCAGTACTATTGGCCTGCTATGGCTAAGTACATCAAGGCTCGTGTTGCCGCGTGTGCTGCATGCAACTCCATGgcccctcaccatcaacgacaGCCCCTGCTACAACAGCCGGCCCCTGACATGCCCTGGTCCTCACTGGCTGCCGATATTTTTGAATGGCGTGGGAAGAATTATCTGGTACTTGTTGACTCATATTCGTCTTGGTTTGAtgtggaccttcttcccaccatcacctcggagatggtcatcggCAAGCTGCGACGCCACTTCGCTACTTTCGGCTCACCGGTCAAGCTTCAAactgacaacggccggcagttTACTAGTGCTGAATTTGCTGCCTTTGCGACTAAGTGGAACTTTGCCCACTACACTAGCAGCCCGGAGTTACCTCAGAGCAACGGGTTGGCGGAACGTGCTGTGCGCAGCGCTAGGACTTTGTTGGCGCAGTCTCGTTTGTCAAATTGTGATTTTTACCAAGGACTTTTGAATTTGCGTAATGTTTCTCGGGATGGGGTTTTGGGCTCTCCTGCTCAACGGCTCATGTCTCGCGTCCTTCGTCCTCCTATGCCTATCTCTCAACAGTCGCTGACCCCCGTGGTTCGTCCCCCTGAGGTGGTCCACCGCCGCATCTCTCACCGCCATGAGATCCAGCGTCGGTCTCATGACAAGTCTTGTCGTCCTCTGCCTTCCCTTTCCGCGGGCCAGGTCGTTTGCATGCAGACGTCTACTGGTTTTTCTAATCTTGCAACTGTTGTAGGGCTGGCTGACTCCCCTCGGTCCTATTTGGTGGATTACGAGGGTACTGTATACCGTCGCAGTCGCCAGCATCTGCGTGCTGTCCGTGAGCCTGCTCCCCCGATCCAGTTCCCGCACACGTCCACTCCTTTACCTGCCTCTCCCCCTCGGACTGTCCCATGTACCCCTGCTGTCGTTCATGCGCCTGCACAACATACTCCTGTGCCACCTGAATTCGGTTCTCCTGCAGTGTCCCCACGGTCTTCTCCTGTCAGTTCTCCTGCAGTTTCCCCACGGTCTTCTCCTGTCAGTTCTCCCATTTCGTCCTCCCCTTCTAGTTCATCTCTCGCCTCGCCGGCTTCTAGTCCCCGACCTGTTTTACTGCCTGTTCCATCCCCCCGCTCTTCTCTGCCTTTGtctttgggggaggggagtgagggtgctgTATGGACCCGCTCTGGCAGAGTTGTGTGGGGCCCTGATCggtatggtgattatgcttaAGTTTAGGGTGTTCACTTactattattgttattttgtgcaggtctgtataattacctgctgctgctgtttatcttaagggaagggatgtagatggttatgcatgcaaccatatatgtaactacctcattagcatattgtccctcccacattctatagtataactgtagtgtctgcatgttccctccctgttaggttccagtacgtgtgtagaccagttgtggttagtactggaacgtgtgtgatTAGTGcttgaataaagacttagttaaaggactatggacgacgtctagtttcctttacaaactatgaccgagatattaatgtttttacttcattccccattctctctgctgcccccgctggcggcaggggagggaggggctataaaacccggaagcgtcCCGCTTCAACTCACTTTCTTGCCGGCCACaaagtgaaagggtcacggctctctgagctgcagctctgcTCCCAGGTGAGTGCTTTTTCAcccaattgatatgtatgttattcaccatgctctgacgtttcttggcattttgttggaaagagtttgtatatttgtctactatctatattgtgtttgaactgtgaattgaaaataaaaaacatttgtatatttgtctatctatactgtgtttgaactgtgaattgaaaataaaaaccatttgtgtatttgtctatctatattgtgtttgaactgtgaaatgaaaataaaagccATCTGTCAATTGTTTCAGCAATTGTTATTGATGTAAAGCGTTTTGCAAATTTTGTTtatcttgggttttaaaatggttgcaccggttttcaggtaactaaagcatgtctattgtgtttgaaatggtgatgtaaattgcaatgcatttgttgcaacgttttcaggccAGTAATGCGCGAAAGAAGCTGTTTATTTCGATCAGcactgtgtttaaatttaaaattggcggACATTTTGTGTTTGTGGCGGTTTGAAAATGacggcgatgacgtcatttcctgCGATCGGTAAGATGACGACGATGACGTCATTTCCCGCGATTGGTAAGGCGGCGCCGATGACGccatttccggtcggaggcaagatggcgctgaagaCGTGCACGAGGTGTTGAATGATTCTACAGACTGGTAAGTGTTACATCCACAGcagcaattgtgtttcagcaaaatctgcaagtgtgtgtgtgtgtgtgtctgtatgaatgtgtgtgtgtgagtgaatgtgtctgtgcgtgtgtgtgtgaatatatatatatatgtgtgtgtgaatatgtatgtgtgAATATAAATATGTGTGTGAGAATATATGTTTGTgtttgcgtgagtgtgtgtgtgtgtgtgtgtgtgtgtgtgaatatatatatatgtgtgtcaatatgtatgtgtgaatatatatatgtgtgtgtgtgtttgcgtgagtGTGTGAATAGGTGGTTCCACGTAAGGTCACAATGTAATAGGACTtgatgcacggagccgctcaaaccATTTGAAGACATCTGTCACTTCCAGTATATgtgattaatgcaagaaacgcgtactttcctatctgttaaaaaccgccaaaatgttgaatttgtgctctgaaaaaaaatgtggaagttggggtaagtgtgagagacatgtacccaacattagaattccaaacgtgaaatgaaatgaaggtaaagggatgcgagaattgaagggacaacagcagctaaaactgcatggacacggtcacagtggacaaacacatccgggtctaccccaaccagaagccctggatgacccgggaggtccagcggctgttgaaagagaggagcaccgcttttaggtctggcgatagggctttatacagcacggcccgagctaacctgaagagaggcatcagagaggccaaatcaaactacaggaggaagatagaggaccacctggacagtaataacagcaggcaggtgtggcaggggatccagtatctcaccaactatatgaccaaccttggagctgttgaaggtgacgcctcgctggcagaggagctgaaccacttctttgctcgctttgaagtggagccaaccgagacagccacatcacagcactcggtccacagcagcctaaccctcaagatagaggagcatgaggtgaggcgcacgctgcgggccatcaacccaaggaaggctactggacctgacggcgtctctggacgcgtgttgaaggactgcgcagaccagctggctggagtctggacgaggatttttaaccagtctctggcacagtccactgttccaccctgtctgaagtcctccaccatagtccccttgcccaaataaaccaacatctccagcctcaacgactaccggccagtcgcagtcacaccagtggtgatgaagtgttttgaaaaactgatccggggtcatatcacatcactcctgccccgaagctttgacccccaccagtttgcgtacagagcaaatagatctacagaggacgctgtagccgcagctctccatgctgcactgcctcacctggagcagcgggggagctacgtgcggatgctctttgtggactacagctctgcttttaaaaccatccttccccacaaactggtggaccaactgggggacttgggacttccacactccacctgtacgtggataaatagcttcctgtagggtcgcagccagagagtcagagtgggccatcatacatccacggccctcagcctcagtaccggctctccacagggctgcgtactgagccccctgcactacaccatctacacacatgactgcacacccgcccaccacagcaacaccattatcaaatttgcggatgacactacagtggtgggactcatctccggggggggacgagtacgcctaccggaatgaggtggagcagctgacagtgtagtgtgaagaaaataacctgctcctcaacaccttaaagacaacggaattaataatagacattaggaagaataaaacggacatggtaccattgactatcagaggggactgtgtagagagggtggcggatttccgcttcctgggaatccatattgaggaggacctgacgtggaacgggaacaccactgcgctgctgaaaaaggtccagcagagactgcacttcctaagggtgctcaggaagaataacatcactcagagactgctgctgtccttttatcggtgctccattgagagaatactaacatactgtgtatgcgtgtggtacaccagctgcacagcggctcagaggaaagcgctccagagggccattcacaacgcccagaggattgtcggctgccctctccttgccttggaggacttacacagttcccgctgcaccaaaaaatcgcagagtatcataaagga
The genomic region above belongs to Leucoraja erinacea ecotype New England unplaced genomic scaffold, Leri_hhj_1 Leri_905S, whole genome shotgun sequence and contains:
- the LOC129695018 gene encoding uncharacterized protein K02A2.6-like yields the protein MDYNHYVNIAHHNDPPALRASLLLNLAGPDAMWRANSFEYRPAVMDAADQVVEPAESPNDPACLLSKFTEICDLPSNRILERTRLFSRKQQPGEPVECFIADLRHLSQRCRFGELRDELTRDILVNGMLDQKLRTDLMQKPDLTLNEAMHACRLAEVVTPVSGERGSGNRTIAVATLSVPRRAPSNSRLQSGLPFAPPPRPQGARKCPNCGYGHLPQAACPAIGKACNYCREQNHFASVCRSRGNVAQPPRQVLNNFQRIDNVLDSQRDEDSALESDSSISMGDASVYALLHNQTRLPDPSVLVTVNNKTLTAKLDTGAKVSVISTKLFNKIRTNEQLSADRSVLRAYGGEELTPVGRVTFHCKLQKTSRDLSFFVLDCDCVPLLSNQACQDLGLVAFDSNVHEVRVKLDPVSEYPDLFDDKLGKLPLVYKIAVDSSVTPVCRPSHSVSFAMKDKVKAMLGKMVNLWVLEAVSEPTSWVSTMVATLKKGKNEIRVCINPKDLNTAIKRPHYPMRTVEDVAAQVGQATVFSVLDARSSFWQIPLHSKSSDLTTFATPFGRYKFLRMPFGIISASEVFQRTMDQLFAGLPCAIIVDDILVYGRDVEEHDLNLRRVLDRARQINLKLNPSKCRFRLSEVSYVGHIFTSQGLKPDPAKTTAISEFPAPVDVAGLQRFLGMVNYLGKCVPRLSELSAPLRLLTKKDVAWSWSPQHQLSFDTLKTMLVDTPVLRFFDLKLPIVVTCDASRFGLGAACMQLCDGDSLLPVSFASRTMTDTEQRYAQIEKELLAVVFACSKFRDFLYGVRFTVETDHQQLVTILNKPIHAAPARLQRMMLQLQRFEFDIVYRKGTEMHVADALSRAPLSSCAQHPYEQSDLHVLNVNLVPSKQLQILIEHTAADSDLQQLSAVILRGWPYKPHSLPAAVRPFFLVRDELVLRDGIVIKGHKVIIPASLYDAYYTAAHSGHPGADATVAHAQGQYYWPAMAKYIKARVAACAACNSMAPHHQRQPLLQQPAPDMPWSSLAADIFEWRGKNYLVLVDSYSSWFDVDLLPTITSEMVIGKLRRHFATFGSPVKLQTDNGRQFTSAEFAAFATKWNFAHYTSSPELPQSNGLAERAVRSARTLLAQSRLSNCDFYQGLLNLRNVSRDGVLGSPAQRLMSRVLRPPMPISQQSLTPVVRPPEVVHRRISHRHEIQRRSHDKSCRPLPSLSAGQVVCMQTSTGFSNLATVVGLADSPRSYLVDYEGTVYRRSRQHLRAVREPAPPIQFPHTSTPLPASPPRTVPCTPAVVHAPAQHTPVPPEFGSPAVSPRSSPVSSPAVSPRSSPVSSPISSSPSSSSLASPASSPRPVLLPVPSPRSSLPLSLGEGSEGAVWTRSGRVVWGPDRYGDYA